GGGAAGCAAATATCGGTGAGGGCCATCTgtggggagaggagagggaacATACGAGGTGGAGAGGGGAAGGTTCGCTGGGAGACACGAATGGTTGAATATACCCGAGGGAGAGATTTTAATGTGTTTGATTGGAGGGGGAACAACCTGATGGTATACGAAGAGTGTCATGATACGGATCGGTCAGTTGGGAGATCCACGACGCAGCCACAGGGAAAGGCGACAGCACCACAGGACAAGTCTGAGACTGGATACATGAGGCCACGGCCAGACCTGGAGAGGACGGGATCGTTGCAGTCTAGACCGGGTTGGTAGGCACATGGGCAGCACAACGAGCGGCAGAAGGGGGTAAATATAACGTCAAGAAATGCCGTCGAGTACGATCATGAATAATAAGTCAATGGATACAAATCGATACCAACGCCAACGCTATGCAAACGACCATGCCCCTCTTTACTTGGTACCTTTCCCATGCCTATGATTCTCCCGTCCCTACCTGGGCCCTGGTTTTCTAGCCTGTATCTATTCCGCAAAATAAGGACACTGTAGTTGGGCGTATAATAAACAGCCCGCCCAAGGAGACAGTCAGATGGACCATTCATTCTCTCTGCACAGTCGACAGACAGGGCTCAGTCGTCGTTGGGCTCGTCAAAGTCGCcgtccttgagctccttggGCTCCTGCGCCTCGTGATATTGAATGATGTCATCAATGTAGCTCAGCACCGCCCCGACGCTGTCCTCGTCCGTGTTGTCCAGCTTTAGGTAGTTGACCATGCTGAAGCTCTCGATCAGCCCGGCGACGGCTCTATTTAGCCTCTGGAAGCTCTTGCCGCGCATGACGAGGTCACGGTCGTGgacctcgccgcggccgtcgtccagatcccctccccccgcaGCGACGGGGTCATCGTCCAGCAGGCCCGTGTCGGGGGTGAGGAAGCGCTTCATGTCCTTTTTGCGCACCTGATCCTTGACGAGGTCCATCTTGGACAGCACGTTGATGTGAGGGATCTCGAGCATGATCATGGCGCTCATGGCGCTGAGGGTGCCGGCGAAAAACTTGGCGCGGTCGACAACAAAGGTGGCCTCGAGGAGATAGGCCGCGCAGAGGCGGATGTCGAGGGATCCAGGCTGAGAGAGGAAGCGGGCAAGGGCAGGGAGAATGGGAATGTGGGTGTAGAGCTCGATCTGGCCGGGCATGTCGAAAATGATAAGGTACTCCTCGGTGAGAttgtcgagggcctcggtgAGGAAGTCGAGATTCTCCATGAGGAACTCGAAACAATAGATGAGGCCACCGTTggggccgaggccgacctcCTCCATGGCGTCGTGCAGGGAGATGAGGTCCTTGATGTCGAGGTCGGGGGCGTGCTCGAATGactcggcggccgggtcaAGGTTGACGTAGAAGGCGGATCGGCGATTAAGGTTCAAGTGGGTGATGAGGGAAGCGCAGAAGGTGGACTGGAGGGCAGGATGTTAGTCTGGCTACCGTTTGAGTCGTTGCGCTCAGCCTCGGAGAGCCGGTAGCAGTATTCactggccggcgccggcgatcCCGGGATCCGGTCTCCATTGGATATCCGGTCAGTCGGGACGCGGCAATAAGAACCAGGAACGGTGCGAGCGGTAGAATGGGTGGCGGGAGGGATGAAcagaggggagggggggagaggagtGTTCACCTTGCCGGCCCCAGCAGGGCCCATgaccatgacgccgtacTTGGACATAATGGCGTTGCGGAGGGAGAGACTGGAAGGAATTTGTGTTGGGGGGTCGCAGGGCAGTAATGTAAGGGAAGATCACAGAGTTTCGGTAACCCGTTTTTTGTCCTGAGTGTCTCGTGTATtgcgtggcggcggcggtggtggtggtggtggcctTGATTCAGGATCGGCAGAGTCACCTGTCGCAGAGTTTTGGAGGAGAGAGGAATGATGTTTTTGCTATGGAAATCTACCCCGCCATGCAGAAACGGGTGCGCGTCTAGGGGTCGCGGTTGATAAGCCTCCTTTGCGCCACTTCTGTAGGTCGGACTTGAAAAGCGCCGTATTTAGTTGCTTTGTATAGGCTAACAGAGTGACGAAATCCCGCCGGGAATGTATGTATCTATCTACCTTAGGTATATATGTATGTCCTGCAAGTTTGTAACTTTCTCTTTGATGGCCGGCTAGGTGGGTTGCCGACATTTGCTGCTGAGAGAacaagagggagaaggggaaaagtTTGCTTTGCGATTGCGATAGCTTGCGATAAG
This sequence is a window from Colletotrichum higginsianum IMI 349063 chromosome 8, whole genome shotgun sequence. Protein-coding genes within it:
- a CDS encoding GPN-loop GTPase 3 produces the protein MSKYGVMVMGPAGAGKSTFCASLITHLNLNRRSAFYVNLDPAAESFEHAPDLDIKDLISLHDAMEEVGLGPNGGLIYCFEFLMENLDFLTEALDNLTEEYLIIFDMPGQIELYTHIPILPALARFLSQPGSLDIRLCAAYLLEATFVVDRAKFFAGTLSAMSAMIMLEIPHINVLSKMDLVKDQVRKKDMKRFLTPDTGLLDDDPVAAGGGDLDDGRGEVHDRDLVMRGKSFQRLNRAVAGLIESFSMVNYLKLDNTDEDSVGAVLSYIDDIIQYHEAQEPKELKDGDFDEPNDD